One genomic segment of Bradyrhizobium diazoefficiens includes these proteins:
- a CDS encoding YihY/virulence factor BrkB family protein: MKAIRYIYCVLEDAFYTFLADDGWAIASHIALSTLMALFPFLIVLTSLAGFFGSKELADQAASLMLQVWPKQVADSISGEVHDVLTTTRTGVLTIGAALSVYFASNGVEALRVALNRAYAVVEMRRWYWLRLESIAYTLIAAFTALAMAFLIVLGPLIIEAARRHIPLFVESNESILTWLRYGITISALVVALIILHTWLPAGRRSFFQILPGIVFTIVASLISGIVFGQYLARFANNYVTMYAGLASVVIALVFLYFIAAIFVYGGELNAAIIKSRLPHGVSLQAAQSLGRAETQA; encoded by the coding sequence GTGAAAGCCATCCGCTATATCTACTGCGTCCTGGAGGACGCGTTCTATACGTTCCTGGCCGACGACGGCTGGGCGATCGCGAGCCACATCGCGCTGTCGACGCTGATGGCGCTGTTCCCGTTCCTGATCGTGCTGACCTCGCTCGCCGGCTTCTTCGGCTCCAAGGAGCTCGCCGACCAGGCGGCCAGCCTGATGCTCCAGGTCTGGCCGAAGCAGGTCGCCGATTCGATCTCGGGCGAGGTCCACGACGTGCTGACCACCACCCGCACCGGCGTGCTGACCATAGGCGCGGCGCTGTCGGTCTATTTCGCCTCCAACGGCGTCGAGGCACTAAGGGTCGCACTCAACCGCGCCTATGCCGTGGTGGAGATGCGGCGCTGGTACTGGCTGCGGCTGGAATCGATCGCCTACACGCTCATTGCAGCTTTCACCGCGCTCGCCATGGCGTTCCTGATCGTGCTCGGTCCGCTAATCATCGAAGCAGCGCGTCGCCACATTCCGCTGTTCGTCGAGTCCAACGAGAGCATCCTGACCTGGCTGCGCTATGGCATCACCATCAGCGCGCTGGTGGTGGCGCTGATCATCCTGCACACCTGGCTGCCGGCGGGGCGGCGCAGCTTTTTCCAGATCCTGCCCGGGATCGTCTTTACCATCGTGGCCTCGCTGATCTCGGGCATCGTGTTCGGACAATATCTGGCGCGCTTCGCCAACAATTACGTGACGATGTATGCGGGGCTGGCCTCGGTGGTCATCGCGCTTGTGTTCCTGTACTTCATCGCCGCGATCTTCGTCTATGGCGGCGAGCTCAACGCCGCGATCATCAAGTCGCGGCTACCTCACGGCGTGTCGCTTCAAGCAGCGCAGTCGCTAGGGCGCGCGGAGACACAGGCTTGA
- a CDS encoding putative motility protein, with the protein MDMVAMVSTMLAAQQGALQSNIAATLTKQNMDMEKSTVLTLLGAGQPSLANVGPGVGGNLNVTA; encoded by the coding sequence ATGGACATGGTGGCGATGGTCAGCACCATGCTGGCCGCTCAGCAAGGCGCGCTGCAGTCGAATATTGCGGCGACGCTGACCAAGCAGAACATGGACATGGAGAAATCCACCGTGCTGACGCTGCTGGGCGCCGGTCAGCCCTCGCTTGCCAATGTCGGCCCCGGCGTCGGCGGCAACCTGAATGTCACCGCCTAA
- the gluQRS gene encoding tRNA glutamyl-Q(34) synthetase GluQRS translates to MPPPVFRFAPSPNGYLHLGHAYSALLNFERAREAGGRLLLRIEDIDATRCRPEFETAIYEDLAWLGISWETPVRRQSEHLSDYRAALEKLSALGLVYPAFESRAEIAKLVVAREADGPWPRDPDGAPLYPGDAKSLSASEQKHLIASGAPYALRLDMAAACRRAAGLSWNELGEGPGGERGTVPARPEAWGDVILARKETPTSYHLSVVVDDALQGVSEVVRGQDLFHATSVHRLLQLLLGLPEPAYRHHALIRDAEGRKLSKSSRSTGLRELRTAGVMPAGIRQLVGLG, encoded by the coding sequence ATGCCGCCACCCGTTTTCCGATTTGCCCCCAGCCCCAACGGCTACCTCCATCTCGGCCACGCCTATTCGGCGCTGCTCAATTTCGAGCGCGCGCGCGAGGCGGGCGGGCGGCTATTGCTGCGGATCGAGGACATCGACGCGACGCGCTGCCGGCCGGAGTTCGAGACGGCGATCTACGAGGATCTCGCCTGGCTCGGGATATCCTGGGAGACGCCGGTGCGGCGGCAGTCCGAACATCTTTCCGACTATCGCGCCGCGCTGGAAAAACTCTCTGCACTGGGCCTCGTCTATCCCGCGTTCGAAAGCCGCGCCGAGATTGCCAAGCTGGTGGTTGCGCGCGAGGCCGACGGGCCGTGGCCGCGCGATCCCGACGGTGCGCCGCTCTATCCCGGCGACGCCAAATCGCTGTCTGCGAGCGAGCAGAAGCACCTGATCGCGTCAGGCGCGCCTTACGCGCTGCGGCTCGACATGGCCGCCGCCTGCCGCCGCGCCGCCGGCCTGAGCTGGAACGAGCTCGGCGAGGGCCCCGGCGGCGAGCGCGGCACCGTCCCGGCGCGGCCGGAGGCTTGGGGCGACGTTATCCTGGCCCGCAAGGAGACCCCGACCAGCTATCATCTCTCTGTCGTCGTCGACGACGCCCTCCAGGGCGTCAGCGAGGTGGTGCGGGGCCAGGACCTGTTTCACGCCACTTCGGTTCACCGTTTGCTCCAGCTCCTGCTTGGCCTTCCGGAACCGGCCTACCGCCACCACGCCCTGATTCGCGATGCGGAGGGGCGGAAGCTGTCGAAGTCGAGCCGCTCGACCGGCCTGCGCGAGTTGCGCACGGCCGGCGTGATGCCTGCCGGAATCCGCCAGCTGGTGGGATTAGGTTAA
- a CDS encoding cob(I)yrinic acid a,c-diamide adenosyltransferase: MVTLNRIYTKTGDDGTTALGSGERRPKYDLRIEAYGTVDETNAAIGVVRLYTHDMPELDAMLGRIQNDLFDLGADLAVPERQGKVERLRVVASQVERLEREIDALNDKLAPLTSFVLPGGTPAAAHLHVARTICRRAERVMVELAAQPGEPIGAAGIQYMNRLSDFLFVASRAANHNGAGDVLWVPGQNR; this comes from the coding sequence ATGGTCACGCTCAACCGCATCTACACGAAAACCGGTGACGACGGCACGACAGCGCTCGGCTCGGGCGAGCGCCGTCCGAAATACGATCTTCGCATCGAGGCCTATGGCACGGTCGACGAGACCAACGCCGCGATCGGTGTTGTCAGGCTCTACACCCACGACATGCCCGAGCTCGACGCGATGCTCGGCCGCATCCAGAACGACCTGTTTGATCTCGGCGCCGACCTCGCAGTGCCCGAACGGCAAGGCAAGGTGGAACGGCTGCGGGTGGTGGCGAGCCAAGTCGAGCGGCTCGAGCGCGAGATCGACGCGCTCAACGACAAGCTCGCGCCGCTGACCTCTTTCGTGCTGCCGGGCGGCACGCCGGCCGCCGCTCACCTCCACGTCGCTCGCACAATATGCCGCAGGGCGGAACGTGTGATGGTGGAACTGGCGGCGCAGCCTGGCGAGCCCATTGGCGCAGCTGGCATCCAGTATATGAACCGCCTGTCGGACTTCCTGTTCGTGGCCAGCCGCGCCGCAAACCATAACGGCGCCGGCGACGTGCTCTGGGTTCCTGGCCAGAACCGCTGA
- a CDS encoding twin transmembrane helix small protein — MTSILSTFILPAAAGAVALVLLLGLINMMRGGSPNTSQKLMRLRVLLQFVAIVVAMIAVWAMGR; from the coding sequence ATGACATCTATCCTGAGTACCTTCATCCTGCCGGCGGCAGCCGGCGCCGTAGCGTTGGTGCTGCTGCTCGGCCTCATCAACATGATGCGCGGCGGCTCGCCCAACACGTCGCAGAAGCTGATGCGCCTGCGCGTGCTGCTTCAGTTCGTGGCGATCGTCGTCGCCATGATCGCGGTCTGGGCGATGGGGCGCTAA
- a CDS encoding ATP-binding protein yields the protein MAAKTRPARTTRTSRQLPRKRSGTAGQVRKRSTKAGAPDVVQAALAAFAHEVRTPLTGILAISDLLATSDLGERERRWADTIKAGAEHLASLATVFVDAARTGKGGNILRQDLFDLRTLARSAGDSLAGRAAAKGLQAQVEISDKLPGLVVGDPVRLRAALENLIDNAVKFTEHGGVALAVAPLRPAKSKPKGKAKEKSRVGVAFSVSDSGIGLTMAEIKRLFRPFTQANVTIASRFGGAGLGLSSVKQLARAMGGDIAVAPRRAGGATFTLTVSLDAAGPVRSRKAKDQPEADAMAALRVLSVEDNPFGRVVLNTILTELGHHAEFVGRGEDAVGRLAQGAFDAVLMDMVLPGIDGVEAIRRIRTMPAPLGQIPIIGVSGRGEDEAASREAGADAFLVKPVSPRALATALLEATRREVAAT from the coding sequence ATGGCGGCGAAAACGCGCCCAGCGCGCACCACGCGGACGTCGAGGCAACTGCCTCGGAAGCGCTCCGGGACGGCCGGACAAGTGCGCAAGCGCAGCACCAAAGCGGGCGCGCCGGACGTGGTCCAGGCCGCGCTCGCCGCCTTTGCCCATGAGGTCCGCACTCCCCTAACCGGCATTCTCGCCATCAGCGACCTGCTCGCGACCTCCGATCTTGGCGAGCGGGAGCGGCGCTGGGCCGACACCATCAAGGCCGGTGCCGAGCACCTGGCGAGCCTTGCCACGGTATTCGTGGACGCTGCCCGGACCGGAAAGGGTGGGAATATCCTCCGGCAGGACCTGTTCGACCTCAGGACGCTCGCCCGCAGCGCCGGCGATTCGCTGGCCGGCCGCGCCGCGGCCAAGGGCCTCCAGGCCCAGGTCGAGATCTCTGACAAGCTGCCGGGGCTCGTGGTCGGCGACCCCGTCCGCCTGCGCGCCGCGCTCGAGAACCTGATCGACAATGCCGTGAAATTTACCGAGCACGGCGGCGTCGCACTCGCGGTCGCGCCCTTGCGTCCTGCCAAGAGCAAGCCGAAGGGCAAAGCAAAAGAGAAGAGCAGGGTCGGTGTCGCCTTCTCGGTCTCCGACAGCGGCATCGGCCTCACCATGGCCGAGATCAAGCGGCTGTTCCGCCCATTCACCCAGGCCAATGTCACCATCGCCTCGCGCTTCGGCGGCGCCGGCCTGGGGCTGTCCTCGGTGAAGCAGCTGGCGCGCGCGATGGGCGGCGACATTGCCGTCGCGCCGCGGCGCGCCGGCGGCGCCACCTTCACGTTGACGGTGTCGCTGGATGCGGCTGGACCGGTCAGGTCCCGCAAGGCGAAGGACCAGCCCGAGGCGGATGCGATGGCAGCGCTGCGCGTGCTGAGCGTCGAGGACAATCCGTTCGGCCGCGTCGTGCTCAACACCATCCTGACCGAACTCGGCCATCATGCCGAGTTTGTCGGGCGCGGCGAGGACGCTGTCGGCCGGCTGGCGCAGGGCGCGTTCGACGCGGTGCTGATGGACATGGTGCTGCCGGGCATCGACGGCGTCGAGGCGATCAGGCGGATCCGCACCATGCCGGCGCCGCTGGGTCAGATCCCCATCATCGGCGTGTCCGGCCGCGGCGAGGACGAAGCGGCCTCTCGGGAGGCCGGCGCCGACGCCTTCCTCGTCAAGCCTGTGTCTCCGCGCGCCCTAGCGACTGCGCTGCTTGAAGCGACACGCCGTGAGGTAGCCGCGACTTGA
- a CDS encoding electron transfer flavoprotein subunit alpha/FixB family protein — protein sequence MTTLLIAEHDNASLKDATNKALTAAAALGADVEVLVAGQNARAAADAAAKLAGVKKVLLADGETYAHDLAEPLAALIVSLAPSYDAIVAPATSRFKNVMPRVAALLDVMQVSEITKVVAPDTYERPIYAGNAIQTVKSKDAKKVITVRTSTFAAAGEGGGAPVESVQAAADPGLSTFVGEEVAKSDRPELTSAKIIVSGGRAMQSRENFAKYIEPLADKLGAGVGASRAAVDAGYAPNDWQVGQTGKVVAPELYVAVGISGAIQHLAGMKDSKVIVAINKDEDAPIFQVADYGLVADLYQAVPELTAELGKLGK from the coding sequence ATGACGACGCTGCTGATTGCCGAACACGACAATGCGTCGTTGAAGGATGCGACCAACAAGGCCCTGACCGCAGCCGCCGCGCTTGGTGCGGACGTCGAGGTGCTGGTGGCCGGCCAGAACGCCAGGGCCGCGGCGGACGCCGCTGCCAAGCTGGCCGGCGTCAAGAAGGTGCTGCTCGCCGATGGCGAGACCTATGCGCACGATCTCGCCGAGCCGCTGGCCGCGCTGATCGTCTCGCTGGCGCCGTCCTATGATGCCATCGTCGCGCCTGCGACCTCGCGCTTCAAGAACGTGATGCCCCGCGTCGCAGCCCTGCTCGACGTCATGCAGGTCTCGGAGATCACCAAGGTGGTCGCACCCGACACCTATGAGCGTCCGATCTATGCCGGCAATGCCATCCAGACCGTGAAGTCGAAGGATGCCAAGAAGGTGATCACGGTGCGGACCTCCACCTTCGCCGCTGCCGGCGAAGGCGGCGGTGCTCCGGTCGAGAGCGTTCAGGCAGCGGCCGATCCCGGCCTGTCGACCTTCGTCGGTGAGGAAGTCGCCAAGAGCGACCGTCCGGAGCTGACCTCGGCCAAGATCATCGTCTCCGGTGGCCGCGCCATGCAGAGCCGCGAGAATTTCGCCAAATACATCGAGCCGCTCGCCGACAAGCTCGGCGCCGGCGTCGGTGCCTCGCGCGCGGCGGTGGATGCCGGCTATGCGCCGAACGACTGGCAGGTCGGCCAGACCGGCAAGGTGGTGGCTCCCGAGCTCTATGTCGCGGTGGGCATTTCCGGCGCAATCCAGCATCTGGCCGGCATGAAGGACTCCAAGGTGATCGTCGCGATCAACAAGGACGAGGACGCGCCGATCTTCCAGGTCGCCGATTACGGCCTGGTCGCCGACCTCTACCAGGCGGTTCCTGAGCTGACGGCCGAACTCGGCAAGCTCGGCAAGTAA
- a CDS encoding 3-hydroxybutyryl-CoA dehydrogenase encodes MAAVIKKVGVIGAGQMGNGIAHVAALAGFDVVLNDVSADRLKSGMATINGNLARQVSKKAVSEDDKAKAIARIKLAEKLDDLADCDLVIETAVEKEEVKRKIFHELCAILKPEAIVASDTSSISITRLAAATDRPERFIGIHFMNPVPLMELVELIRGIATDDATFEASKEFVAKLGKQVAVSEDFPAFIVNRILLPMINEAIYTLYEGVGNVEAIDAAMKLGAHHPMGPLELADFIGLDTCLSIMQVLHEGLADSKYRPCPLLVKYVEAGWLGRKTQRGFYDYRGAKPVPTR; translated from the coding sequence ATGGCGGCAGTGATCAAGAAGGTCGGCGTGATCGGCGCGGGTCAAATGGGCAATGGCATCGCGCATGTCGCGGCGCTAGCCGGCTTCGATGTGGTACTCAACGACGTCTCGGCTGACCGCCTCAAATCGGGCATGGCCACCATCAACGGCAATCTGGCGCGCCAGGTCTCCAAGAAGGCTGTCAGTGAAGACGACAAGGCCAAGGCGATTGCGCGCATCAAGCTCGCCGAGAAGCTGGACGACCTCGCCGACTGCGACCTCGTGATCGAGACTGCGGTCGAGAAGGAAGAGGTCAAGCGCAAGATCTTCCACGAGCTTTGCGCGATCCTGAAGCCGGAGGCGATCGTCGCCTCCGATACCTCCTCGATCTCGATCACGCGGCTCGCCGCGGCCACCGACCGGCCCGAGCGCTTCATCGGCATTCACTTCATGAATCCGGTGCCGCTGATGGAGCTGGTAGAGCTGATCCGCGGCATCGCAACGGACGATGCGACCTTCGAGGCGTCCAAGGAATTCGTCGCCAAACTCGGCAAGCAGGTCGCGGTCTCCGAGGATTTCCCGGCCTTCATCGTCAACCGCATCCTGCTGCCGATGATCAACGAGGCGATCTACACGCTGTATGAAGGCGTCGGCAACGTCGAGGCAATCGACGCGGCGATGAAGCTCGGCGCTCATCATCCGATGGGCCCGCTCGAGCTTGCCGATTTCATCGGCCTCGATACCTGCCTGTCGATCATGCAGGTACTGCACGAGGGCCTCGCCGACTCCAAGTACCGCCCGTGCCCGCTGCTGGTGAAATACGTCGAGGCCGGCTGGCTCGGCCGCAAGACCCAGCGCGGGTTCTACGACTACCGCGGCGCCAAGCCGGTTCCGACGAGGTAA
- a CDS encoding electron transfer flavoprotein subunit beta/FixA family protein has protein sequence MKVLVPVKRVVDYNVKVRVKGDGSGVELANVKMSMNPFDEIAVEEALRLKEAGKATEVVVVSIGPAQASETIRTGLAMGADRGILVKADGNVEPLAVAKILKKVAEEEQPGLIILGKQAIDDDSNQTGQMLAALLGWSQATFASKLEVDGSDFKVTREVDGGLQTVKLKGPAIVTTDLRLNEPRYASLPNIMKAKKKPIAEKTVADYGVDIAARLEVLKTTEPAGRKAGVKVKDVAELVSKLKNEAGVL, from the coding sequence ATGAAGGTCTTGGTGCCGGTAAAGCGGGTGGTCGATTACAACGTCAAGGTCCGCGTCAAGGGCGATGGATCGGGCGTTGAACTCGCCAACGTCAAAATGTCCATGAACCCGTTCGACGAGATCGCGGTCGAGGAAGCGCTGCGCCTGAAGGAAGCCGGCAAGGCGACCGAGGTCGTGGTGGTCTCGATCGGTCCGGCGCAGGCGTCGGAGACGATCCGCACCGGTCTTGCCATGGGCGCCGATCGCGGCATCCTGGTGAAGGCCGACGGCAACGTTGAGCCGCTCGCCGTCGCCAAGATCCTGAAGAAGGTCGCGGAAGAAGAGCAGCCGGGCCTGATCATCCTCGGCAAGCAGGCGATCGACGACGACAGCAATCAGACCGGCCAGATGCTGGCTGCGCTGCTCGGCTGGTCGCAGGCGACCTTCGCCTCGAAGCTCGAGGTCGACGGTTCTGACTTCAAGGTCACCCGCGAAGTCGACGGCGGCTTGCAGACCGTCAAGCTGAAGGGACCGGCGATCGTCACCACCGATCTGCGTCTCAACGAGCCGCGCTATGCTTCGCTGCCCAACATCATGAAGGCCAAGAAGAAGCCGATCGCGGAGAAGACCGTCGCCGATTACGGCGTCGACATCGCCGCGCGTCTCGAGGTCCTCAAGACGACGGAGCCGGCAGGCCGCAAGGCGGGCGTCAAGGTCAAGGACGTCGCCGAGCTGGTGTCGAAACTCAAGAACGAAGCCGGGGTGCTCTGA
- a CDS encoding DNA-3-methyladenine glycosylase family protein — MTIHLETQSDLEDAVHALVKRDPRLKPVLELAGMPALRRREPGFTGLAHIVCGQQLSTASAAAIWGRLSAAFDPFDHDAVRRARTDRLGRLGLSAAKIKTLKHLAREIGARRLNLDVLAEEDADAAHHTLISLPGIGPWTADVYLLFCLGHGDAWPAGDLAVQEGIRIGLGLKARPTEKQMAPLAEPWRPLRGAAAHLWWSYYRAMKKREGVLSGTNSV, encoded by the coding sequence ATGACCATCCATCTCGAAACCCAGTCTGATCTCGAAGACGCCGTCCACGCGCTGGTCAAGCGCGATCCGCGCCTCAAGCCGGTGCTCGAGCTCGCGGGCATGCCGGCGTTGCGCCGCCGCGAGCCGGGCTTTACGGGGCTGGCGCACATTGTCTGTGGGCAGCAGCTTTCGACCGCGAGCGCGGCGGCGATCTGGGGACGATTATCCGCAGCGTTCGATCCGTTCGACCATGACGCCGTGCGGCGCGCCCGCACCGACCGGCTGGGACGGCTCGGCCTGTCCGCAGCCAAGATCAAGACGCTGAAGCATCTCGCGCGCGAGATCGGTGCGCGGCGGCTGAACCTCGACGTGCTCGCCGAAGAAGATGCCGACGCAGCGCATCACACGTTGATCTCGCTGCCCGGCATCGGACCGTGGACCGCGGATGTCTATCTGCTGTTCTGTCTCGGCCATGGCGATGCGTGGCCGGCGGGCGACCTCGCCGTGCAGGAGGGCATCCGCATCGGGCTCGGCCTGAAGGCGCGGCCGACCGAAAAGCAGATGGCCCCGCTCGCCGAACCCTGGCGTCCGCTGCGCGGCGCCGCCGCGCACCTGTGGTGGAGCTATTATCGCGCGATGAAGAAGCGCGAAGGCGTGCTGTCGGGGACGAACAGCGTTTAA
- the tlpA gene encoding thiol:disulfide interchange protein TlpA, giving the protein MLDPKPSATRRIPIVAATVVVGGLAGFAALYGLGLSRAPSGDPTCKPAVATAQKIAPLAHGEVAALTMASAPLKLPDLSFEDADGKPKKLSDFRGKTVLVNLWATWCVPCRKEMPALDELQGKLSGPNFEVVAINIDTRDPEKPKTFLKEANLTRLGYFNDQKAKVFQDLKAIGRALGMPTSVLVDPQGCEIATIAGPAEWASEDALKLLRAATGKAAALL; this is encoded by the coding sequence ATGCTCGACCCAAAACCCTCCGCCACGCGCCGCATCCCCATCGTCGCCGCCACCGTGGTGGTCGGCGGCCTTGCCGGCTTCGCCGCGCTGTACGGGCTGGGCCTGAGCCGGGCTCCCTCAGGCGATCCGACCTGCAAGCCGGCGGTGGCCACGGCGCAAAAGATCGCCCCGCTGGCCCATGGCGAGGTGGCTGCCCTGACCATGGCGAGCGCGCCGTTGAAGCTGCCCGACCTCAGCTTCGAGGACGCCGACGGCAAGCCGAAGAAGCTCTCGGATTTCCGCGGCAAGACCGTGCTGGTGAACCTCTGGGCCACCTGGTGCGTGCCCTGCCGCAAGGAAATGCCGGCGCTGGACGAGCTCCAGGGCAAGCTGTCGGGCCCGAATTTCGAGGTGGTGGCGATCAATATCGATACCCGCGACCCCGAAAAGCCCAAGACCTTCCTTAAGGAGGCCAATCTGACCCGGCTCGGCTATTTCAATGACCAGAAAGCCAAGGTTTTCCAGGACCTTAAGGCGATAGGCCGGGCGCTGGGTATGCCGACCTCGGTGCTGGTCGATCCTCAGGGCTGCGAGATCGCAACGATCGCAGGGCCGGCGGAATGGGCGAGCGAAGACGCGCTCAAGCTGCTTCGCGCGGCGACCGGCAAGGCCGCCGCATTGCTTTAG